The DNA region caacacaacatcctaatcctagaagagtaacacaacatcctaatcttgatatccagttttgaagagttggatcatttgaactacttttaccatgtacaacactagaagagtaacaaaacactgcttcttaattctcctaatccttcatcttcttcatccttgccatgtttgcatcgtacttggatcgaagtggaccaagtagataaagaaagaagataaactaaatgccttcatcttcttcatccttgcttcttaattctcctaatccttcatcttcttcatccttgcttcttaattctcttaatccttcaaactccacctgtaagaagaagataaagaaatgtcacttgatctaaactaaatgcctatgaataataaaaaaatctaaaatctcATAAAGTAGACTTAATTCATTAATAATGCATCATATTGAATGCCTCTCCATGACTAGCTTAATAGCCTGTGCTATAGACATGTCTTCATTTGTTTCATACCTGAGTTTGTTAGCCTGTAAACGTTGAATAGTCATTTCACAAgagaaatatttccaagttatcaACACTGCAGATATAAGGTTAATAAAGAACTTGCCTCTTCCAGAATGGTTTCAAACACCTTACCAACTTTTTCCACTAGATCTTGAGGCACTTGATGTCCATCACCATCAAAGAGTGCGTAGCTGAAAAATAGAAGTAAATTTGTCTCCATAAGATTATAGTCTCCATGATCAGTGATATCTGTTAGTTATTTAGTTAACCATTACCTCTCCAAGTCATGATCATACAAGACAGAATTGTCACCAGAAGTTCGATAAATTGGTAGACCAAGTCTTCCAATCCAAGATGCCAATGGATTCTCGTTGCAGACACCATGCAACCTGAAGTGTCCAAATTAAAACTTCTAGTCACTGAAATTTTGAAGGCTGGCCACAATCCTCTTCAGAAGGaatgaaaacaaaaacacaaaaaaaagaaGCATACCAGGTTGCTCCCATGTCAACAGGAAAACCAAATGAGTAGTTGGCGTGAACTCGACCACCAATTCTATCCCGAGATTCTAAAAGCACAacctaagaaataaaaaataaacttccaTGTGATACAAATTTACCCAGCCACTTCACACACTGCATTCATATCAGAACTTAGAATCTAATATGTAAAGGCAACTGAAAAAACTGTTAATTTATATCGACATAACACCTGAAAAGCTGCATTTTTCAGTGCATGAGCAGCTGCAATCCCTGCAAATCCACCACCAATGACAATGGCAGAAGGAGAGCGAGATTGCCTTGCTTCAGTCTTCTGATAGAATGAtgctgcaagaaaatttaagtcaatatatatatagatatatatgttGATGTGAAGCAGTAAAATGCAAACTAGAATATATTTTAACACcatgaaaaaaaacataattaataataaatccaaCACAAGAACAAGCAACATATTGTATCGTGTTGTATATATATTTACCAAATGCATTTTCCTTCCACATGGTTGAACTCTAAAAATAATTCAGAAAGTACCCCAATAATAAGACTGACAACAGAAAACACCCCaaacataaaaatttagttttatttgcaattATGACAGATAATCATGTAACTAGCTTCAGTATTCCCACAAAAAAAAGATATGTAACATAACAATAtactgatacaaagaaaactaaagggatgaccattaaaggaaagaataccttaaataaaatgaattcagAAAGTTCCCATAGGCTCTGGATTAATCCTTTAAGTTTACTTTGATCATGTGCTAAAACATTGCAGTGAATAGATTTAAATCGAAGTAGGTAAAATTCCCATTTTGGCAGCCTGTATACCTCACGAAACCCATCTGCAATTTCACACTAGAGGTTGAAATCGAGctcttaaaaatctttaaacttgATATACCGAAAGTTGGAATAGAGCAGGAGGCTATACTCACCAGAAAATCCAAATTGATGCTGGAAATCATTGAAAAAGGGATGAGTAGATTCAAAACTCTACTAAGCTTGAACACCAACATCTCACAACTGGAAGCCCTAAGAATCGACCTGAAATCAATCAAAAAATTGAAGATTTTGTGACTAAAATTTACGCAGAAATAGGTCACAAAAAGGACTCTATTTGGGCAGAAACAAGCATAAAAAATATGTAAGGAACAAAACCCCTCAAATGATTTGAAAATGAGGGAGGCGGGGAGGCGAAGGGTGTTAGTGACAGTGGCGAGTACGCGGAGAAGAAGTTTGTCCAAGAGCAGCAGAGTTCTCTTCCTCCATTGCAGGTTCGTTTtcattagggtttgtgtttgatcACTGAGTCGCATGTTGAAGAGTGCATGATAGAGAGGCCTTTTAGTTGAGGCGGCAGCGACGTATATGGCAGAAGCGAACCTGAGGCCCATCTAGGATGGAAGGCAGTGGAGCATCTAGGGTTTTCGACGAGAAGAtgcaggaggaagaagtagaggacacttactgttagtggatttcatgtcggaggtcttgccggtgagggcgtccttaatggactcgtggactgctgctgctcctgcgcggctccggtgagcgagagattgtgagaaaagagaaaagagggacggattgagaagataaaagggtggaatgcggcggcaaaaaactttcggggagagggaaagaaaaaaagcggGGCAAAAATTGGCGAAGGGGCCGGAAAAAAcggtgaaggaaaaaaaaacaccagtattcaacatcacttaatagacaacggcttttaaaaactgttgtcgtaatcccaaaaaaaagcgcacatagacaacagttttcaaaaattgttgttgtagcatttaaaaaccgttgttgtagtcttaaaaaaacacaaatagacaacggtttttaaaaaccgttgtcgtaggccaaaaaaattgctaaaagataacggttttggttaaaaccgttgttaaaaggcaaaaagacaacggtttggtataaaaccgttgtcgtttgagtgttgttgaatgacgtttttcttgtagtgtaggaTTTCTCATCTAAGATTTTTTAGAAGTACAACCCACGTTCATGTGCCTGATGAAGCAAGAAACAAACtggatgataaaagtaagaaatttatttttattggctATGATACTAACTCAAAAGGGTATAAGTTATACAATTCAGATACAATTTTTATTGGCTGATATTTTACCAAGTCTctcaaatttgaagacttcatcaaGATGCGAAATTTATTTGGAGTTGCAAAATCTAGTTTAAGAGGGGGTGctgaaattaaatttgattttggataaaaataataataaattaatatagaGTTAGTGGATGGATATAGAATTTGATGAGGTGACAATCTTGATAAGAATAAGAGTTCGTATAGATAGAATTTGATGAGGTGACaatcttaaataaaatttagatTCAATGTATCTGAGATTGGTACTTATccaataaatttataaatatgtatttttttcTAATGAATAAAGCAAGTtgagttcttttgttttattctcctcttcacaattttttttccaaaaccaGGCAGGAGACGCTGGCACAACGGGAAAAAGATCTGGAAAAGAGGCGACAAGGGAGGTGAGCTGTTGTTTCCAGCGATGTAGGAAGAAGAGCAATAGCCGGTGTTGTCGCTCTGCTCCTCAGCGGCATCGACTGGAGTTGCGGGCTGCTGAgacgaaaggtaagaagaaggaGCGATCAAATATGGTAAGATGCGGGAGACATCGTCGGGGCAGGGAACGATCCAAAGGATGATGCTAGTAGCCATTGCATCAAGGGGCTTTAAGGTGGTCCTCGAGGTATTCAGCTGGGACAAAGACGCTTTGGCTCACAGAAGTAGTAAGCTGAGAAAAGAAGATAGGAGATAAGAGTGGTGGTGGTGGGCATGGCAAAGAAGAAGAGCAAGGTTCtgatactatattagaaaaaaaaaatgattaatcaggttgGGTAACATCGAGTCTAGGGTAATTAGTTCGGCCCCATGGAAATTTTCCATCGACCATCAGGGTgaatcgggaagcgctcgcagcGGGCAACCCAGGAGTCCAGCATCCTTTAGTTACGTGTcctatttgaagaaaaaattcctacaaattcgTCATAACTGGTGTTCAAATCACGGGTACTTGGATAATAACCTAAATACCCTACCGTTGCACCATAACCCCGGGGACTGATAATATATATTAGAAAAGCAATTAGATAGAGAGGTAAGAAAAATAAACTTTTGTATTATTGAGGTTCATATATCAGACGATACAATTTATAGATGATTATAGTGCTCGGTTAATTGATAGAGTCAAGTGACACATtaataaaagattaattaaatagaATGAAGAATTTTTATTATTGTGTTTTGACTAGGTGGTCTTGAATAATTATCTTAACTATTTATCTTTTAGATTCCAATGGAAAAGTAAAGGTGCAGACACAGCTACAGGAGGTCAGTGTTTAACCAACCTTACTAGGTGGACTGAGAGTCCTGAACATAAATGAAATTCTCGTCAATATGGATCTCGGTGAAAGAATCGGATAACATTGGGTCAATGTCTTACCTTACATCTTTACACGAGATTATTCCCGCGATTTAAACCCATGACTTCAAGATCGAATGACATTAACTTTACAATTCATCCATAGAGGAGATCAACTGATCAGTGGAATAAATTCCCTAGATATATGCCTCTGTTTTTGTCTATCAAGAGTAATTTAATCAAATTTCACTGTTAAATGTTCAAATTAAGTTGCATGGCCAATCGCGGTACATAACGTAAGTTAGATTTTCTACTGCTTCCTCCAAATGGCACCCAGCATGCGAGAAAAGTCCCACCTCCTTAGCGGCTCCGGCACGACGAAGCAGCTCGCCGGCGGCGGCAGCGACGGCGTCGCCACAGATTGATCATTCCTAGACTTCACGCCGTCGTGCTTCCCTGATCTCTTGCTCTTCCCAGTCGCAGCAGCCACGCGTGGATCACGGGCGCCGCCGCGTTTGGCGACCTCCGGACCCCACACCGCCGGCGGCGGGCTCAGTGGCTGCGTCTGAGCCAGCACCGGGGCGGTCTCCTCCACTGCAGGGCTCTTTGGCTGGCCCGGCTCGATCTCCCAGTCGAAGGGGACGCGGCCGCAGGCTCTGTAGTAGACTCGAGAGGACGGAGATGATGATAACGCCATTGATGCATGCTCTAATTTCTCCTTCATTATATTACTCGTTTAATTTCTATGGCAGATCAGGGCGTAGATTCATACATATATAAACATAGAAACTGTAATCTCTACTCCACATGCTGCGATTTGTTTGGAACAGACGAAAAggaagtaaatattttaaatgaggaaaaataataattatatcatattcttgaagATTCAACTTGTTTGTATCGATAAAATCAAactgaaaaaaaaagagagtataTTTAATTATCGTCTTTAACGGCGACTTAATGGAAATAAAACCAGACAATTCAACGGAATCAATACCTTCTTCTTTTTCCCTTCTTACCAAATAAATGAGCGATATAGACAGAATATTTATTTCACTCCTTTTATTTCGCTCGGGGTCACGTGAAGTGACCTCGCGGCCACATGAGACACGACCTCTCGCAGGACAGCCGTTCGTAGTCGAGATTGCTTAGTAACTGATTTACCTGGCGGTCACGTGAGGCTCTATCAACTGCATAGTTGAGAGTTAGGAGGAACGAAATTACTCTCTGAGCgatgaaaaatatcaaaaaataatcCGTTGATAAATTCATAAATCAATCTGGAAAGGTTACACATATTCACTACAAAGAAAACATATTTATACACAGTGGAGATTAACAGCTAGttgaatataaaatattatatctAAACGATATAGGATTGTGTCCCTTCGATTACTGCACTAGCAGGTTCCGATGCAGACGGAGTTAATATTATGAATCTTGTATTTTGTCATGCCCCCTCAAGAGGAGAATGGATGTTAATCATACTCATCTTGACCATAATCCATTCATGTTGGTTGACATCTAAACCTTTTGTGAGAATGTCCGCCAATTGACATTGAGAGCTAACATATAAAACTTGGATTTTCTGACGTTCAACTTGTTCACGCACAAAATGCCAATCTATGTCGAAGTGTTTTGTCCGTTCATGCTGTATTGGATTGACGGCTATTTGAATGGCGGACTTATTATCACATAGTAGTGGGACATGAGCATTATGTGGGATATGGAAGGATCGTAGTAGATTGAGAATCCAAAGAACTTCGCATGTCGCTGTGGACATGGCTCGATATTCAGCCTCAGTTGAGCTCCTGGCCACAGAATTTTGCTTCTTTGCTTTCCAGCTAATAATACTATTACCCAGAAACACACAGTATCCCGAAACAGAACGTTGAGTATCTTGACACTTTGCCCAGTCATTGTCACTATAGACCTTTAACGTGCGAGGTGAGGTGCTAGAGTAGAAAACGCCACACCCAGGGGATCCCTTTAAGTACCGTAATACTCGGAGTGCTGCTTTAAAATGCTCGATGGTAGGTTGACTCATGTACTGAGACTGAACCTGCACGGTATAACACAAATCAGGACGGGTAAATGTTAAATAGATGAGCTTACCTACTAATTTCCGATATATGGTAGGATCAATCTTCTCTGAATCTGAATGATGAAGATGATCATTGCTCTGGAGTGGTGTCCGAAACGGTTTTGCACCCAGCAAACCATACTCATGAAGAAGGTCTAATGTATACTTCCGTTGGCATAGGATAATCCCTTTCTTTGATCGGGCTATCTCTAGACCAAGGAAGTAGTGAGGGACACCTAGGTCTTTGAGCTTGAATTCTCCTTTAAGATATCCAACTAGGTGTTCTAGCGCTGTTTCAGAAGTACTGCCGAGCATAATGTCGTCGACGTATACTAAAAGAGCAATGAATAGATCACCGTTAGTATATGTGAAAAGGGAATGGTCAGCAGAGCTCTTCTGGAAGCCGTATCGAAAAAGGATCTCTGAGAATTTTGTGTTCCATTGTCGAGAGGCTTGCTTGAGGCCGTATAATGCCTTGGTGAGTTGGCAAGCCGGTTTCTCCTGACTAGAGTGCGGGACTGTAGATGGATAGCCAGGTGGTAAATCCATAAAAATGGTCTCGGTAAGCTCTCCATTGAGGAAGGCATTATTGACGTCAAGTTGCCAGAGAAACCATGACTGTGACGCAGCAAGTGCAAAAAATAGTCGAACTGTAGTATGCTTGATTACGGGGCTGAAAGTTTCTTTGTAATCGAAGTGCTTGATTTGGCTATAGCCCTTAGCAACGAGGCATGCCTTATGTCGCTCTATAGTTCCATCGGCATTCATTTTTACCTTAAAGATCCACTTGCAGCCAATCGTGTGTATTGATTTTGGCACCGAAACTACTTTCCAAGTTTGGTTGGCGTCGAGCGCAGCTAACTCAGCTTCCATTGCTGATATCCATTCAGCATGTTGTGTTGCTTCCTCATATGATTGTGGCTCCATAGTTGTGGAAAGAACAGAGGTAAAAGCTGCATAGGAAGGGCTTAATCGGATGGAGCTCAGGTATCTTTGAATGGGATAAGCCATGCTATGATTAGCTTGTGGATCAGATATATCGTGCTGATAGATGCTCAGATACTTGGGTACTTGCCGAATCCGCTGAGATCGAGGTCTAAGGTCTATGACATCTTCTGTTATTGTCTCAGGAGTAAGTTCTTGGTTATCATGACTCTTAGTTGTTGCAGATTGCTCTTCAGTCTGCTCACTGTCCATAGCTTGAGAGGGAATTTCTGGTTGGGTTGGACTTGTCTTGGTAGTTTCAGG from Zingiber officinale cultivar Zhangliang chromosome 4B, Zo_v1.1, whole genome shotgun sequence includes:
- the LOC121978540 gene encoding polyamine oxidase 3-like, translated to MGATWLHGVCNENPLASWIGRLGLPIYRTSGDNSVLYDHDLESYALFDGDGHQVPQDLVEKVGKVFETILEEANKLRYETNEDMSIAQAIKLVMERHSI